DNA sequence from the Butyricimonas faecalis genome:
CAGATCAAAGCGATCGCAGCCAAAGGTGGAGTGGTACAGGTATGCCTCTACAACTGGTTTCTAAGCAAACAACCGAACCCAACGATTCTGGACGCCGTGGCACACATCAATCACATCGTGCAACTGGTCGGCATTGACCACGTGGGTATCGGCACGGACTTTGACGGGGATGACACAGAAAAACTAACCGGCTGCCGGGCTGCCAACGAAGTGATCAACCTCACGGTGGAACTTCTCCGACAAGGATACACCGCCGAGGAACTGCATAAATTATGGGGAGATAATCTATTGAGAGTGTTGAATAGCGTACAAAATTAAAATACGATCTTACTATTTTCAATTCACGCGCAATTTACATTTCAAACCATGACAATCGAAGCGTTACGCCAGAAATTTACGAGCAAACTACCCGGGGAAGCGGCACAAGACCGGATGTCTCCCCAGCCGAAATACGTGGAGGGGAAAGAGGGAATTCATCAAGGTCTTCCCATCAATAGTGCCGTCATGCTACTCCTTATCCCCCACCAAGGTGATCTGGCGATACCCTTCATCAAAAGAACAAACGTGGGCAAATACCATGGCGGACAAATAGCCTTGCCCGGCGGTAAAACGGAACCGGGAGACGGGAACAGCCTGCACACGGCATTACGCGAATGCGAGGAAGAGATCGGAGTGACTTCCAAGGAGGTCACGGTTATCGGGGAATTAAGCGACGTGTATATTCCATTAAGTAACTTTAATATAACTCCCTTTGTTGGAACTATCCCGGAAATGCCTAATTTTGTACTCTCGAAAAATGAGGTAGAAAAAGTGATTATCATCCCGTTAAAAGACTTACTGGACGACAGGAATAAAACAAGTCAGGTATTGTACCGACAGGAGCAAAAAATTATTGCCCCGGGGTACAAGATCGGAGAAAATTTCATCTGGGGAGCCACGGCCATGATGATCGCGGAACTGGAAGCCTTGGTAAAAAACGAGCAATAAATGACTGAACGCGAGATGAAGAACAAACTTTGCATATACATTCTCTTCCTGTTACTTGGCTGCATAGCTTGTAATTTTTCCACTACACAAGGGAAATACAAAACACTTGCCAACGAGACATGGGAACGAGATAGTAATTACAAATTCGAACTCGACATCACGCAACCCGGCACTTACCACCTCAGCACCTGCATCCGTCACTCTACCGACTATAAACAAAGAAACATCAGTTGCTACTTGACCATCCGACATCAAGGATTAGAAGTGGATAAAGAGAATTCTGACATCATCCTTGTCGACAATAACGGCAGGTGGGTCGGTCAAGGACTCACGGGACTAAAAACAGTCGTGCAACCGATTGACCGGATTTTCCATTTTGACTCCACCGGTATTTATACCGTGGAAATCAAACATCGGATGAAAGATAAACAACTGACAGGGATTAAAAATATTGGCATTAAAATAAAATCCACAACTTATTATGGCGAAGAATAAACTGGCGAAATTTGCCGAAATGGAAACCTTGGAAAACGTGTTCCAGCCCACCCATGAAGAAGTATTCCGCACGGATTACAAACTAAAAGGGAAATGGGGAGAACAAGTTTTCGGCAATGATCACCCGATCGTTTTAGAAGTGGGATGCGGCAAAGGAGAGTACTCCGTGGGATTGGGCGAACTTTATCCCGAGAAGAATTTCATCGGATTGGACATCAAGGGAGCCCGCATGTGGACAGGTGCAAAAGCGGCAGAAGAAAAAGGGATGAAAAACGTCGTTTTCCTGCGTACCCACGCGGAAGAACTGGAATCCATTTTCGCTCCCGGAGAAATTTCCGAAATATGGATCACCTTTCCCGACCCGCAAATGGCAAAAGCCCGCAAGCGTCTCACGGGAACCCGTTTCCTTTCCCTATATCGAAAATTCTTAAAAGAGAACGGGCTCATTCATTTGAAAACAGACAGTCCTTTCCTCTATCAATACACGGCAGAGCTTGTGAAAATCAATCATCTACCCGTGAACATCAACACGAGCGATCTTTACGGGAGCGGACTGGATGATAAGATATTAGGCATCAAAACGTTTTACGAACGACAATGGTTATCACGAGGGAAAACCATTAAATACATCCAATTTTCATTAGCCGGGTCGCCCCAACTCGTGGAACCCGAAATCGACATTGAAAAGGATGATTATCACAGTGAAACACAATTCATGATGAGATAATTGAAAACGAACTAATTCACGATTTAAGAATTACGATTTATGATTGAAAAACATTCATTCATAGAAAAGAATCTAAAATCATAAATCTAAAATCAAGAAACTAAACAGATTATGAAATCTAAAATAGATCGGACTTGTAACTCGCCGAAGGCAAAACCCCGAGTGTTAATGGCGATGAGCGGCGGAATTGATAGCACGGTAGCTGCCATGCTACTCCTAGACCAAGGGTACGAACTGGTAGGAGTTACTTATCGGGTATACGATCAAATCTCCCAAGCTTGCATGGAGAAAGAAAAAGGGTGCTGCAGCGTGAATGCTATTTTCGAGGCCAAACACATGGCCCAACAAATGGGATTCGAACATCATATTCTCGATATTCGTAAAGATTTCAATGATCTGGTGATCCGGAATTTTATTGATGAATACTTGCAAGGACACACCCCCAATCCTTGTGTTCTCTGCAATTCCACAATCAAGTGGGGAAAACTGATCACCCTGGCCGACGAGTTGGGATGTGATTATATTGCCACGGGACACTACGCCCGCATCGGTCAACAAGACGGACGTTATTTCCTGCGTAAAGGAGTGGACGAGACCAAAGACCAGACTTATTTCCTCTGGACGTTAACCCAAGAGAATCTTGCCCGCACGATCTTTCCTCTGGGTGAATTAACAAAACCTGAAGTACGACAAATTGCCCTAGAGAAAGGATACGAGAAACTCTCCAAGAAAAGCGAGAGTCAGGAAATCTGTTTCATCCCAGACAATGATTATCGCACCTTCCTCGCCGAGAACGTGGAAAACTTTGCCGAGAAATACGGTCCCGGATTATTTGTCGACACTTCCGGCAAACGCCTGGGAGAACACCGGGGATTCCCCAACTACACGATCGGCCAACGCAAAGGACTTGGCATTGCCCTGGGGCATCCCATGTTCGTGGTCGACATCCGTCCGGAAAGCAATGAAGTCGTACTGGGAACCCGGGAAGAATTGCAAGGAACCACGTTCCGGGCAAAGAACATCAACCTTATGAAATACGCCTCCCTACCCGATGGCTTCGAAGTAAACGCCAAAATCCGTTATCGCAACCGGGGAGCGCAAGCCTCCGTCTATCACGAAAACGACTTGCTCCGGGTAGAATTTCACGAAGGCATGGACTCGATCACCCCGGGACAAAGTGCCGTCCTGTACGAAGGGCCCGATGTCGTGGGGGGAGGAATCATTATCTGAACACAAAAATTTAAATTTATCCGTTTAACTTGTTATCTATAATCTTCGTCAACACCTCCCGAAGCGTGCCTCCCATGGCACGTACCATCTTCGGCACGAAACTATTGGAAGTCATTCCCGGCGTAGTGTTCACCTCCAACATAAAAATCTCGTCCTCCCGAACGATATAATCCACCCGAACGATCCCTTCACACCTTAATATATCGTAGATCATCGAGGACAAGGTTTTGATCCGTTTCGTCAACTCGGGAGAGATACGAGCCGGGATAATTTCATCCGACTTTGTCGGGTTGTATTTTGCCTCGAAATCAAAGAACTCATTCTTGGGTATCACCTCGGCAATCGGCATGGTAATATCCATATCCCCGGCTTTCACGACCCCGCAAGTCAATTCCGTCCCGTCTATAAACGTCTCGACCAACACTTCCCGACAGAGAGCAAAAGCTTTCTTCAAAGCCTCTTCCAACTGGGCAGCCTCCTTCACTTTCGTCACCCCGAAACTGGAACCCTCTGCATTCGGTTTCACGAAACAAGGCAACCCCACCTCGTTGATAATCTCGTTCACGTCATATTCCATTCCCCGGCTCAACATCACGGAATCGGCCACGTTTACCCCGTAACTATTCAAATAAGTACTACACGTATGCTTGTCGAAAGTCAAAGCAGAAGCCAACACGTTACAACCGCCGTAAGGCACACCCATCATATCCAGATACCCCTGCAACAACCCGTTCTCCCCGGGAACACCGTGTATCGTGATATAGGCAAAATCAAACAGAATCTTCTCCCCGTTCCGGGTAAACGAGAAATCATTCCTGTCCACGGGGTACTTTTCCTCCCCGATCTCCACGTGCCAATCCCGTCCTCTCAGAATAACGAGATATTTGTTGTACTTGGTTTCATCCACCTCGGCGTATATATTCTTCCCGGATTTTATGGAAACCTCATACTCTGAGGAATTTCCTCCGGCGATAATGGCAATATTTTTCATTTTGAATTCATCTTTTATAACGTGACAAAAATACAAAAAAGAGAATAGGAGATGATAAAAAGTTTATATTTTTGCAAGCCTCAATAACACAAGGAAATGACAAAGACAAACGACTTGACACAAGGGAGCATCAGCAAGGGAATCTGGAGCATGGCGATTCCCCTTATCACGGCCTCTTTCGTTCAAATGGCATACAACATGACCGACATGATCTGGCTGGGACATTTGGGTAGCGAGAGCGTGGCAGCCGTCGGCGTGGCCGGATTTTTCACGTGGATATGTAACGCTTTATCATTTATCAGTAAAGTCGGGGCAGAAGTCACGATTTCCCAATCCCTAGGGGCACGGGCAAGCAAAAGAGCCCGGGCATATGCCAACCAATCGGCCATGCTGTCATCCATCATTGCCTTGGGATACGCCTGCATGATTTACATCGCGGCCCCCATGTTGGTCGGATTGTTCCATCTGGAAGCAAACATCTCGGAATTGGCCATCATATACATGCGCCTGGTCACGCCCGGCCTATTCTTCACGTTCAACAACAACACGTATAGCGGACTGTACAACGGGCAAGGGGACAGTAAAACCCCGTTGAAAATCGTCGCCACCGGATTAATATTCAACATCGTCCTCGACCCCCTGTTAATATACGGGTACGGTTTCGTTCCGGCACTGGGAACAGCAGGTGCGGCCATCGCCACCACATTCTCCCAGCTAGTCGTATTTTCCATCTTCATTTGGAACCTTTATTTCCGTAATTCATCCATCGGGAAACTCTATTTTATCACCCGACTGCGAGCCCGGTTCGTGAAACGTATCGTTTCTCTCGGCTTACCCGTAAGCATGCAAAGCGCTTTATTCGCCATGTTCTCCCTGACACTGGCCACCGTGGCAGCCCAATGGGGCCATATCGGGGTTGCCGTGCAGAGCGTGGGCGCGCAGATCGAGGCCATCACGTGGATGACAGCCGCAGGCTTTTCTACGGCCCTGGCTGCCTTCACGGGACAAAACTTCGGGGCCCGCAACTTGGACCGCATACGCTTGGGATACCATTACACGTTGAAGCTAGCCGGGGGAATCGCCCTAATTGCCTGCCTCGCCTTCCTGTTCTTCAGTAAAGAAATATTCAGCGTGTTTATCAACGAACCACAGACCCTGAT
Encoded proteins:
- a CDS encoding NUDIX hydrolase, with amino-acid sequence MTIEALRQKFTSKLPGEAAQDRMSPQPKYVEGKEGIHQGLPINSAVMLLLIPHQGDLAIPFIKRTNVGKYHGGQIALPGGKTEPGDGNSLHTALRECEEEIGVTSKEVTVIGELSDVYIPLSNFNITPFVGTIPEMPNFVLSKNEVEKVIIIPLKDLLDDRNKTSQVLYRQEQKIIAPGYKIGENFIWGATAMMIAELEALVKNEQ
- a CDS encoding gliding motility lipoprotein GldH; this translates as MTEREMKNKLCIYILFLLLGCIACNFSTTQGKYKTLANETWERDSNYKFELDITQPGTYHLSTCIRHSTDYKQRNISCYLTIRHQGLEVDKENSDIILVDNNGRWVGQGLTGLKTVVQPIDRIFHFDSTGIYTVEIKHRMKDKQLTGIKNIGIKIKSTTYYGEE
- the trmB gene encoding tRNA (guanosine(46)-N7)-methyltransferase TrmB, yielding MAKNKLAKFAEMETLENVFQPTHEEVFRTDYKLKGKWGEQVFGNDHPIVLEVGCGKGEYSVGLGELYPEKNFIGLDIKGARMWTGAKAAEEKGMKNVVFLRTHAEELESIFAPGEISEIWITFPDPQMAKARKRLTGTRFLSLYRKFLKENGLIHLKTDSPFLYQYTAELVKINHLPVNINTSDLYGSGLDDKILGIKTFYERQWLSRGKTIKYIQFSLAGSPQLVEPEIDIEKDDYHSETQFMMR
- the mnmA gene encoding tRNA 2-thiouridine(34) synthase MnmA, with product MKSKIDRTCNSPKAKPRVLMAMSGGIDSTVAAMLLLDQGYELVGVTYRVYDQISQACMEKEKGCCSVNAIFEAKHMAQQMGFEHHILDIRKDFNDLVIRNFIDEYLQGHTPNPCVLCNSTIKWGKLITLADELGCDYIATGHYARIGQQDGRYFLRKGVDETKDQTYFLWTLTQENLARTIFPLGELTKPEVRQIALEKGYEKLSKKSESQEICFIPDNDYRTFLAENVENFAEKYGPGLFVDTSGKRLGEHRGFPNYTIGQRKGLGIALGHPMFVVDIRPESNEVVLGTREELQGTTFRAKNINLMKYASLPDGFEVNAKIRYRNRGAQASVYHENDLLRVEFHEGMDSITPGQSAVLYEGPDVVGGGIII
- a CDS encoding D-alanine--D-alanine ligase is translated as MKNIAIIAGGNSSEYEVSIKSGKNIYAEVDETKYNKYLVILRGRDWHVEIGEEKYPVDRNDFSFTRNGEKILFDFAYITIHGVPGENGLLQGYLDMMGVPYGGCNVLASALTFDKHTCSTYLNSYGVNVADSVMLSRGMEYDVNEIINEVGLPCFVKPNAEGSSFGVTKVKEAAQLEEALKKAFALCREVLVETFIDGTELTCGVVKAGDMDITMPIAEVIPKNEFFDFEAKYNPTKSDEIIPARISPELTKRIKTLSSMIYDILRCEGIVRVDYIVREDEIFMLEVNTTPGMTSNSFVPKMVRAMGGTLREVLTKIIDNKLNG
- a CDS encoding MATE family efflux transporter, which translates into the protein MTKTNDLTQGSISKGIWSMAIPLITASFVQMAYNMTDMIWLGHLGSESVAAVGVAGFFTWICNALSFISKVGAEVTISQSLGARASKRARAYANQSAMLSSIIALGYACMIYIAAPMLVGLFHLEANISELAIIYMRLVTPGLFFTFNNNTYSGLYNGQGDSKTPLKIVATGLIFNIVLDPLLIYGYGFVPALGTAGAAIATTFSQLVVFSIFIWNLYFRNSSIGKLYFITRLRARFVKRIVSLGLPVSMQSALFAMFSLTLATVAAQWGHIGVAVQSVGAQIEAITWMTAAGFSTALAAFTGQNFGARNLDRIRLGYHYTLKLAGGIALIACLAFLFFSKEIFSVFINEPQTLIAGSAYLKILAISQIFSAIEQVTAGAFNGCGRTTPPAIVGIILTGARIPLAYYLVTFPSLGLDGIWWSISLSSVMKGIVLAIWYQSFQKRLENGQYKPAGILGKMHAVASRLWQQFN